In Engraulis encrasicolus isolate BLACKSEA-1 chromosome 15, IST_EnEncr_1.0, whole genome shotgun sequence, the following proteins share a genomic window:
- the LOC134464135 gene encoding uncharacterized protein LOC134464135 isoform X2: MASAEVNCPLQLMRSIKEETEEFRLADSPEQLNIKEEREEFPGSPEQLNIKGEEREEFPASPSQLNIKGEETEQFPGSPPQLRSVKEDSEETLRSLYSLRSVSVVLMDCCRPQGRQENNEENHRDAEPRKRCGLEETSNMASAEVNSPLQLMRSVIEETEELSLASPEQLNIEGEETEQFPGSPLQLRSVKEDNEETLRSLYSLRSVSVVLVDCCRPQGRQENNEENHRDAEPRKRSGKT, translated from the exons ATGGCCTCTGCAGAAGTCAACTGTCCACTCCAGCTGATGAGGAGCATCAAAGAAGAGACGGAGGAGTTCAGATTAGCTGATTCTCCTGAACAActgaacataaaagaagagagagaagagttccctggttctccagaacagctgaacataaaaggagaagagagagaagagttccctgcgtctccatcccagctgaacataaaaggagaagagacagagcagTTCCCCGGTTCTCCACCTCAACTGAGGAGCGTAAAAGAGGACAGCGAGGAGACCCTGCGTTCTCTGTACAGTCTGAGGAGCGTATCTGTAGTGCTGATGGACTGCTGTAGACCACAAGGACGACAGGAGAACAATGAAGAGAACCACAGAGATGCCGAGCCAAGGAAGAGATGTG GTTTAGAGGAGACCTCAAATATGGCctctgcagaagtcaattctCCACTCCAGCTGATGAGGAGCGTCATAGAAGAAACAGAGGAGCTCAGCTTAGCTTCTCCAGAACAGCTGAACATAGAAGGAGAAGAGACCGAACAGTTCCCCGGTTCTCCACTTCAGCTGAGGAGCGTAAAAGAGGACAACGAGGAGACCCTGCGTTCTCTGTACAGTCTGAGGAGCGTATCTGTAGTGCTGGTGGACTGCTGTAGACCACAAGGACGGCAGGAGAACAATGAGGAGAATCACAGAGATGCCGAGCCAAGGAAGAGATCTGGTAAGACATAA